GTGGGGAGTGTTATGGACCCAGAAACTTCCATGTGTATTTGTTGGTTTGGAGCCCCCTTGAGGCCATTTGTGAAGTTATCTTTTTTAATACTTCCTCATTTCTGGTTTAGACAGGATGTAGTTAGTATTCAGGAAATAAGCATGCGCAGTGACAGTGTTCACACTGTCACAATgtctgtaagtatatatgtttATAATGTTAATATTGATGCTTACAGTACATTATTTGTGACCTGTTACCATAAGTTGTGTGTTTATAATTAGGTGGTATGCTCCCCCTGTATGCCATGATGTTTACTTATAATAGCAAATTCATACACTTACTTGTGTGTATTATCTAGATCCGCTCCTTATTTATTGTGTCTGTAACATTTATGTTTATGATATTGTATTGCAGTTTCACACTGTGGTTGAGTAAAGAGTCCAAGTACAAGCCTCAGCTTCAGTGGAATTTATTGAATACTGTGTTTAGCTGTCTGGGTAGCCCAACCGCTGGCGAGACCAGTACAGTGACCACTCATATATTTATCTGTGACCACCACTATAGTGCTGAGAAACAATCTCTCAATAAAATCccaaaatctaaaaaaaaataatagtgCAGTTCTGTGTTCATTCAATtaaattttaaagtaaaaaataagAATAAACACATGCATTGATAAACACAAGCACTGATGTCAGGCTGAATACTGACTGAAGTAAACATTCATACTAGGATGGTTAACTACAGCAGCTAGGGAGCACAAGGACCAGAACAGAGAAGTGTTACACTTCTGCCTGCAAGAAACccaagtttgtgtgtgggatggaggaggggtgggggcaGAAAGGAGTTTACTCCACTTTTAGTGGCAGGCGGCGTTTGTGTAATGTGTGAAACCTTCTTGGGTGCATGGGCACCTGCATGGGTAGCAGTATGGCTGAACTGAATACTCCTACCAGGAGAAACGTCCATACCATGAACTGCAGAATGACCTCTTTATCCCAGAGATAATGTGCAAAAGAAAAATCTGCATAAGTGGTCTTTCTGGGTCTTCTGTGCCATGGTCTTTAGGCTGAAATTTCCTGTTGCTGTTCTTCTTTGCCGCTCTAATGTTACCACGACAGTGTTATTGTTGACGGCATCACTCACGTTTGTTTCAACTGGTTGAGCACTGCTCGGTTCTGCTCCTTGTACTCCCTAGCTGCTGTAGCTAACCCTCCTAGCATTAATGATTACTCCAGTTTTAACTTCAAAACTTGTGTTTCCAATCATAACTAAAGTGCATGGTGCTGCTTCTTGTCCGCTCGTTTACACCGGTTGTCCTTTTTTttggataataataattttgaatATCCATGCCACACAAAACGgtagtgatgggaagatgatacccCAAGGAGTGTAtcgacacactacacaaactgtgttgacacagtattgacactgtgttggtcaCTCAATAGTGACCCCTGCAGTATTTATAATATCATTGCAGGTGAACATAATGAAAAGTTGAAAAAGCATCCTGAAAACACATCAACTTGTGAAATATTTAATCGACATTCGTTTACTTAAAATATGATCTCatcattttataatttcatttgctCAATTTTTTGTGTCCAGAAGAGTCCAAAATTTGCTTAAAACCTTGTGTAAATGCTCAACCAACTCTGCAAAATATAGCAAATTTGTCTAATAAAATTCAGCTAAAATGTGCAACTTATGTAAGGATTTTCattaatgaaaaagaaaaataatataaaacacaaaaatgacaagaaattcattaatttatgtatttttattgagGAACAAAAGTTTTTGAAGTGTGTTGGCTCCAAGGCGATTTCTCCTCCTGCCTTAGAAAAAAGTCTTTCACAGGGTACAGATGAAGATGGTGTGCATAAATATCTAAGTGCGATGGAGAGGGGCTGACAGTCTTTGATGATCATGTTGATTATAGCCTCATCCACAGCTTGCTTGTTAGGAACTGtaaagaaaaaatattttgcTTTATTAAAGTACTGACAAGTTTACAAACAATATTACATAGATACACAAAGCATTTTGTGTGTAATAAactattttaaaacatttttattttatttgagaaTTTTAACACACCTGTGGTACTCTCACCAGTATGTGCTGATTCTTCATTGCCATGCCGAACTCTATAATGCCTCAGCATAGATGAAGTGCTCTTATTGATGTAAGACAGCTCCGTGGAGCAGAGTCGACACTTCacctacaataaaataaaatcaaaagtgagatTATCTGAATACAATTAAAAACCCTTACCAGAAAAGAGTACaaacatatttaataaaaaatattgtacaaagGAGAAACAATACCTTATTTGGCATCAAAAGATCAAAATGATTCCAGACAGTGGAAAACTTCCTGGTTCGATCCGTGAGGGCAAAAATACAAAATCCAAAAGCAACAGTAATACTCCATCCAACAAACCCGCAACGTGCTGATACAGTTCGCTTCCTTATAAACACAATTTGGCGCGGCACAGCCAAACGGCACACTTCGTTTCGGTCCCGACACACGGACCGACACACTTGTATCGGTCACGTGGTTTTTGTTTAAAGCAATACACGCACCAAAGCAATACACGGGGTTTCATTTTTGTGCGCTCGGCACAGTGTTGACGCACCAGTATCGTTCGTCCCATTACTACAAAACGGTGAGCGTAGTCGTTTCTACGCTGTATGAAAGTATGAACATTAAAATCAGTGAACCTCCCTTGTAATTGGCTAGAATGTTGCCTTACCTTTACTTATTGGTTGAATTGTATGACTGACAAACTGAGGTAGAAAATCTAGAAAGATGGACTCTCAGAGGTAAAAACAAACATATAAACAGCTTCCAGTCCTTCAAGAGGGAATGTGATTTGACAATTTACAGCTAAAACAGATACTTTTACCTTGGTCACTCCACCCAAATGGGACATGAGAAATAATCCCCTTGCCCACAGGAACGCCATCCAGCGCCTGCACACATAGTGATCAAGGCAACTTCAGGAACGGTATTTTCATCTTTTTTGCAAAGTCTTGGTCGATCAGGCTGATCGCTGCCCTGCAGTCAAGGACAGCCGAAACACAAGCAGAATGACCCCGGTGTGTGACCTTGACATTTAGTTTGAGCAAACTACCATGAGGAGGTCTTCTCACCACTCTCTTGTGTTGAGGTCTTTTTCTGCGGTGATTTGGCACTGCCTAGCTTTATAGGCTCTTGCTGTTGAGGCCTCCCATGAAAACGTCTATTAAGGCTGGTTCATTCCAGCAGGTGCCTGTTGCCAAATCACGGAATTCAATGATGAATTTTGCTTTGGGTCTTGCCCCTTGGTGCAGCCTCAGCAGTGCTTTGCCACACAGACTTCCTTTAGGAGGGTGATTAACTGGACAATCACCAACAATGATACGCGGTCAGGGAGCAAAAGGGTGGACACAAACgatgagaagagtgagatttgTTAATGGGCAATCTGTATTCAGGGTCATACAAACAGGCAAGGGTCAAATCCGTAAGTGAGTCGTTAAACATGATACAATAACAAGGAACGAACCTAAGTGAGCAGACAGAATACACATGGAGAACAGGGCTGTAAAACTCACCACAATGAACAACtatgcaaaagaccaaacacagAGACAACAGGGCTATAAAACTCACCACAATGAACAGCAACGCAAAAGACCAAACGTATAATGTATATACACCATACTAAACATGAAACACCTGAATATGCTAACAAGGGGACGGTTGTTTATTCCTACTACATTTTGCTTGCTTTTGTGTACGACAAAAGTCAGCAGAAAAACCAGAAATGTCAATGTTTCCAGTACAATGCTTTCATTTCCTACAACACACATGATGAACTGTGGGTTATGAGAGAGTTGGTACCCCAGCTGGAGGGAGAGCAGGGCTGGAGGTTGTGTCTGCACCACAGGGACTTCCAGCCAGGAAAACCCATAGACAACATCGTGGACGGCATGTATGGCAGCCACAAGACCATCTGTGTGATCAGTGGCCACTACCTGGAGAGCGAGTGGTGTTCCAGAGAGATCCAGGTGGCAAGTTTCCGCCTGTTTGATGAGAAAAATGACGTCTTCATCCTGATGTTCCTGGAGGATATTCCAACACATCAGTTATCTCCATACTACAGGGTGAGAAGTCTAGTTAAGAAACACACATACCTCAGCTGGCCCAAATCACAGCAGGACACCCAGGACTTCTGGCAGAAACTGAGAGCAGTTCTGGAACCCAATCTGGAAAACACGACGTAATGTGAAGAGAAGAGAATTGAGTAGTGAAGACATCGAAAGTTTTCGCATCTCATGTTAACTATTCTTGATACATTTTTAACTGTATCATGCTTTTTAACAACACGATTTGTCATAAATCCTCACAGAAATGTAAAAAATCTGAGTGAGCTGCTAATAAGCAACCCACAAGCCAAGGTGACCATGGCAACTGATCAATTTTTGAAATCAAGAGAAATTAACCTTGATAAAGACTCAATCACTCTTTGTTCAACACTGGATGACAAATGAACACATAACAAATAAAGtaactttttacttttaatgTGTTTAAATTAGCAATAGTTTAAAAGAGTTATGCCATTGTCTAATAGTCTTTAGACAGCTCCACttcaatctgtttttttttaatatatgcaaaattctttattttattttaacctgGATGGTGTTTTTCGAATGTTGCCACTGAGGTGACAAAAGCCAGGCATTTAAAAGGCATTTAAAAAGTTAGTCTTTTAGGGAGCCTGATTCTGAGTCCATTCTTGGCATTGAAGAACATTTTTCCCTTGTATATGAAAGCAGAACTGATGAGTCAGTAAATGAGGGAGAAGTTAATAATGAAAAGTTACTTCAGTTAAATGACGAGCCACTTTACACTGGTTCACAACTTACCAAAgctcaggttttttttacttATACTGTCATTTGTTTTGAGACAGGCACTCACTGGTGTGGCCCTCTGTAACGCAGCgtgcgctgcggagcgaggaggcggacacaaacgctgacgAGAGCCAGATTTATTAATGGGAAATCCAAACGTGGGGTCATACAGGCAGGCGTGGGTCGAACCAGAAAGGCAGTCAGAACAACTAACAAAACCAAGACGAAGCGACATTAccaaaacagaacacaaaaccaaccgtaatgcagacacacaaacaaacacagggcAAAATGGCAGAACAACAGGAACAAGGCGAGTACATCCACCAACAACACAGGACCAAACACCGCTACACACAGGACCAAACACCAGGATTAAACAGACCAGGGTAAACGAAGAACACATGAAACTCTAACGAGAGGGCAGGGTTACAAAATACAAGAAGGGACTAGGGACACACATggctaacaaaacaaaacacgacTGAAtgacaggagaaggaggggctATTTGTAACACCCTCTATGATCTTCTAGATTTGATTAATATACACTGTCCAGAAAACAGTGTCAAACCTCAAAACAATTGTTCTTAAAAGAGCTTAAGCCAATACAGTGTCACCTACAGTGTCACATATACTGTCCAAACTGTAAGTATTAAATGTTAAAAGTTAGTGAAGGGCAGTGTACTGCCATGAGTGTACTGACAGGCATGTCAAACAGGCAGTGTACTgacaggcatgtcaaactcagttatggcgcatttccactagggcctgcttggcgcggtacggtttgatatggatcgattcgcaacggaacggt
The genomic region above belongs to Brachyhypopomus gauderio isolate BG-103 chromosome 3, BGAUD_0.2, whole genome shotgun sequence and contains:
- the LOC143509588 gene encoding toll-like receptor 13; translation: MYIHHTKHETPEYANKGTVVYSYYILLAFVYDKSQQKNQKCQCFQYNAFISYNTHDELWVMRELVPQLEGEQGWRLCLHHRDFQPGKPIDNIVDGMYGSHKTICVISGHYLESEWCSREIQVASFRLFDEKNDVFILMFLEDIPTHQLSPYYRVRSLVKKHTYLSWPKSQQDTQDFWQKLRAVLEPNLENTT